Proteins found in one Acanthopagrus latus isolate v.2019 chromosome 3, fAcaLat1.1, whole genome shotgun sequence genomic segment:
- the edn2 gene encoding endothelin-2, translating into MASFMCKTLTFFIICMALQEGCGLPLSERAELPAQAPHPHRVRTKRCSCNSWDDKECIYFCHLDIIWVNTPSKLLPYGLGSPLSRRRRSADRCECHDKADKTCSGFCHKSSESPRTNAAGPLVESANTNGNKLLASFRSAVKSNVAIAKMVLSSNKNPGGVNRFRSRTRR; encoded by the exons ATGGCTTCTTTCATGTGCAAGACGCTGACTTTTTTCATCATCTGCATGGCTCTGCAGGAGG GTTGTGGACTCCCCTTATCAGAGCGGGCAGAGCTGCCAGCTCAGGCTCCACATCCTCACCGAGTCAGGACCAAACGCTGCTCCTGTAACAGCTGGGATGATAAAGAATGCATCTACTTCTGCCACCTGGATATTATCTGGGTCAACACGCCAAG tAAACTCCTTCCTTACGGCCTGGGAAGTCCCCTGTCTCGCCGCCGCCGCTCAGCCGACCGTTGCGAGTGCCACGACAAAGCCGATAAAACCTGCTCTGGCTTCTGCCATAAAAG CTCAGAGAGTCCAAGGACGAATGCTGCAGGCCCATTGGTGGAATCTGCAAACACAAACGGCAACAAACTGCTGGCATCTTTCAG gtCTGCGGTCAAGTCCAACGTGGCGATCGCGAAAATGGTTCTGTCGTCAAACAAGAACCCGGGTGGAGTCAACAGGTTCAGGAGCAGAACAAGGAGGTAG